AGCTGCGCGCCGAGCTGGACCGCGCCCGCGCCGAGACGGCGGCGCTCACCGGTGGCGACCCGGCGCAGTTGCGCGCCGTGGACGTGGCGGCGCACCGGGAGCGGGTCAACCCGCTGCTGTCCCGGGCCGGCGACGCGGCCCGCGCCCGAGGCGGCGTGGCCGGCCCGGACCGCCGGGGCGCCCAGTTGCTCGGGGCGGACCTGCGCGGGGTCGACCTGCGCCGGGCCAACCTGCGCGGTGCGCTGTTGATCGGCGCCGACCTGCGCGGGGTCGACCTGGGGCTGGCCGACGTCACCGGCGCCGACCTGCGCGGGGCGGATCTACGCGGCGCGGACCTGCGGGCCACTCTCTTCCTGCACCAGGCCCAGCTGGACGCGGCGCGGGGTGACGCGCGCACCGCGCTGCCGGCGACGCTCACCCGGCCGGCGCACTGGTCGGCGCTGGCGCTCACCCCGGTCCGCCGGCCATCCCGGGCCGCGGCCCCCGCCCGGCGCGGCCGGCGCCGCTAACGATCGGTACGCGTCGCGCCCGGGGGTACGCCTCAGTCGCCGCTCCGCTCGCGGAAGCCGGCGTCGACCGGGCACTGCGGGCATCGGGTGCGGTCGCAGAGTCGGCAGAGGTGAGCCAGGCTGCGGGCGTCGGTCACCTCGTCGCGCATCAGGGCACGGGCGATGTCGGCGAGTTGGTGGCGTTGTTCGGCGGGCAAGGGGGCGAGCAGCGCGTTCAGCGCCTGGTCCCGGGCCTGCAGGACGCGGTCGGCCGCCCTCGCACCCTCCGGTGTGAGGTGCAGCGCCCGGCTGCGCGCGTCGGCGCCGGCCCGCCGCTCCACCCAACCCTGCTCACGCAGTCGACGGACCAGGTGCGCGGCACCGGGCTGGCTGAGCCGCAGTACCTGACCCAGCCACTCGGCGGTCGCACCCGGCTGGTCCTTGAGGACGACGAGCGCCTCCGCGAAAGCGCCTCCGGCCCCGACCGACGAACTGACCGACGCGCGCATTCGGGAGCCGACGAGCAGGGCGAGTGCGCCGAGCAGGTTGGCCGAGCCATCCTCGGCTAGATTCATAAGTCATGAATTTACCCCGGCGGGCGTCGCTGCTCATCGTGTTGATGACCGTGGCGCAGCTACCGGTCGCGATGCGGCAACTGCTTGTCGTGCTGCTCGGTCACGAGAACACCGGCAGCTTCGCCACCGCCGGTGTGGCCAGCGCCGGCTGCGGCATCGGGCTGGCGGTCACCGCGCCACTGGTCGGCCGGCTGCTGGGCCGGCTCGGCAACCGGCCGGTGCTGCTGACCACCGGTGCCGTCCACCTGGTCACCCTGCTCGGGTTGGCGGTGGCCACGAACCCGGTGGCGTTCGTGGCGCTGGCCACCGCTGCCGGGCTGAGCACGCCGCCGGTCCTCGGCAGCGGGCGCGCACAGCTCGCCCGGATAGTCCCCTCCTCCGCGCTGAGCCGTGCGTACGCCGTCAACGCGGTCGGGCAGGAGGTGCTCTACGTGGGCGGCCCGCTTGCGGTGACGCTGAGCCTGCTGGTCAGCGGTCCGGCCGGGGCGCTGCTGACCTTCGCCGCGATCGGCACCGCCGGGCTGGTCGGCACCGCCGCCGTGGTGCCCTACCGCGCCGTCGACGACCGGTCCGCCGAAAGCCGGCCCACGACCTCCGGCCGGGCAACCCGTCGCACCATGCTGAGCACGCACGTCGGCTACATGGCCGCCATCGGTGGCATGTGGGTGCTGGTCCCCGCCTTCGCCACCACGGTTGGGCACCCGGACCAGGCCGGACTGCTGGTCACCGTCTGGTCGGTGGGCAGCCTGGCCGGCGGCCTGCTGCTGGCCCGCAGGGGTCGACCCGGCAGCCCAGGCGGCGCGTACCTGGCGCTGGTGGGCACGTTGGCCGTGACCTCGCTGGCGCTGCTGCTACCCCGGACCGTGCCGCAGATGGCCGTCGCGCTGGCGGTCTTCGGGCTGGCGCTGGCACCCTTCCTCGCCGTCACCGACGAGCTCCTGGCCCGGTCCACCCCGGCACCCCAGCTCGCCGAGGCGTACGGCTGGTTGCAGACGGCCGGGCAAATCGGTCTCGCCGTCGGCTCAGCCACCAGCGGGGCGATCACCGACCACTTCGGCAACACCCCGGGCTTCCTGGTGGTGTCCGCAGCGCTGGTGCTCGCCTCGGCCATCGCGCTGACCCGCCGACGGACCCTGCGCCTGCCGGAAGCCACGCCGGAAGCCACCGCGGCCACGGAACCGGTGGCTGCGGCGGGGCGAGGTTTCGTCCGCGACGACGCCGGGTAGCCACCGCCGACGCGGAACGGCACCGACGGGGGGCACGGCGTGGGCTACCGAAAGCGCGACGGTGAGCTGCCGGCGGACCCGGCACACGCCGAGGACGAGGCCGGCCAGGTGCCGTTGGTGCAGGTCGAGGCGGACACCAAGGTCCCGCCGCCGGACGACACCGACGTGCCACCGGACATCGTCACCGAGGACAACAACTCGGGCATGACCGGCGGCTCCTCCGGCAGCAGCGGCGGCGGGTCGAGCATGCCCGGACATCCGGACGCGACCCGCTGAGGCGGTCTCGGCGCGGGATCAGCGACTGGCCAGCGCGGCCGCGCGCGCCTCGGTCATACCCTTGTTGGCCAGCCCGTCGGCCCGCTCGTTCTCCGGGTGCCCGTTGTGCCCCTTGACCCAGAGCCAGGTGACCTGGTGCCGCTCGCAGGCCGCCTCCAGGCGCTGCCACAGGTCGGCGTTCTTCACCGGCTGCTTCGCGGCGGTCAGCCAACCGTTGCGCTTCCAGGAAGCCAGCCAGCTGGTGATGCCGTTGCGGACGTACGTGCTGTCGGTGTGCAGCTCCACAACGACCGGCCGGTTCAGGCTTTCCAGCGCCTGGATGGCCGCCATCAGCTCCATCCGGTTGTTGGTGGTCGGGGTGGCCTCCCCGCCGCACAGCTCCCGCTCATGGTCGCCGTAGCGCAGCAGCGCGCCCCAGCCGCCCGGCCCGGGGTTGCCGCTGCACGCCCCGTCGGTCCAGATCTGCACGCCCCTGCCGGCCACCGCGTCCACCATGCCCGGCAACCTACCGGGCGGCGACGCCGTACCCCGCGCTCGGGTGACCGCCGCGCCGGCCTGGGACCGCTGATTCCCGGCGGGTCAGCCGGGCAGGGGGCCGGCGTCCGGTGCGGCGCCGGACGGCGGGGTGCCGACGACGGCGGCCGGGATGCTCGGCGCGGGTCGGGTCGGGCGCAGCCGGTCGCGGACCCGGTGCGCCGCGTCGCCGGCGGTGGCGGCGATCATCGGCAGTAGCCGCGTGGAGTTCATGATCGCGATCTCCTCGGCAGGGCTGGTGACGCCGTCGAGGAAGCGCAGCACCCGCTCGGCCGGGTTGCGGTCGAAGAGCCGGTCGAAGAACTCGGGACCACCGACCCCGCCCCGGTCGAGCGCGCGCAGCGCGACCGAGTCCATCCAGCGGTGCCGGCGCGGGTAGGCCGGCGCGGGCACCGGCGGCTGGCCGGCGGCGAGGGCGCGGGCCACCTGGTCGGCCTGGCGGTACATGGCGGAGAAGGTGAAGCCGGTGGACGGGCGGGTCGCGCCGCCGGCCGTGCCGAGGCGGACGACCCGGGTCGAGGGTCGGGCCGGGAAGGGCGCGTCGGTCATCGGGATCACCCCGTTCTCCACCTCGCGCACCCGCAGCCCGCTCGGATCCAGCCCGAGCAGGTCGCGGTAGCTGGCCAGCGCCGCGTCGTACCCGGCGTCGGTGAGCAGGCCCGGCGAGAACTCGGTGTACTCGACCAGCGCGTAACGGTCGCTCACCGGCAACACGTAGCCGAAGGAGACGCCCCGGGCCGGCTGCGGGGTGCGGAAGTCCATCAGCACCGCCCGCGCCGGATCGAACGTCGGCCGGTCCGCCTCCAACCACCACCCCCGGAAGTGCTGCAACCAGGTGGTCCGCCCGGGTCGTGCCGGTGGGCGGGGGCGGGAGTCCAACACCCAACCGGCGCGCACCGTGGGCCCACCGCCGGTGCGCACCACCACCCGGGCGCCGTCGTCGGCCACGCTCTCGGCGGGGGCGACGATCCGGGTCGCGCCGAGCCGGCGCTCGGCCTCGGCCGCCCGGTCGTAGACCGGGCCGGAGCGGAGCATGGCGTACCGCAGCGGGGTCAGGTCCAGCACCCGA
The nucleotide sequence above comes from Micromonospora sp. NBC_00389. Encoded proteins:
- a CDS encoding pentapeptide repeat-containing protein, which produces MSHSPAPPPGPAQLSADCERCFGLCCVVPAFAASADFAIDKPAGQVCPNLRPDHRCGIHTELRERGFPGCTVFDCFGAGQQVAQVTFGGRDWRDAPETLPAMAAAFTVLRPLHELLWYLTEALALRPPAELRAELDRARAETAALTGGDPAQLRAVDVAAHRERVNPLLSRAGDAARARGGVAGPDRRGAQLLGADLRGVDLRRANLRGALLIGADLRGVDLGLADVTGADLRGADLRGADLRATLFLHQAQLDAARGDARTALPATLTRPAHWSALALTPVRRPSRAAAPARRGRRR
- a CDS encoding MarR family winged helix-turn-helix transcriptional regulator, translating into MNLAEDGSANLLGALALLVGSRMRASVSSSVGAGGAFAEALVVLKDQPGATAEWLGQVLRLSQPGAAHLVRRLREQGWVERRAGADARSRALHLTPEGARAADRVLQARDQALNALLAPLPAEQRHQLADIARALMRDEVTDARSLAHLCRLCDRTRCPQCPVDAGFRERSGD
- a CDS encoding MFS transporter, with product MNLPRRASLLIVLMTVAQLPVAMRQLLVVLLGHENTGSFATAGVASAGCGIGLAVTAPLVGRLLGRLGNRPVLLTTGAVHLVTLLGLAVATNPVAFVALATAAGLSTPPVLGSGRAQLARIVPSSALSRAYAVNAVGQEVLYVGGPLAVTLSLLVSGPAGALLTFAAIGTAGLVGTAAVVPYRAVDDRSAESRPTTSGRATRRTMLSTHVGYMAAIGGMWVLVPAFATTVGHPDQAGLLVTVWSVGSLAGGLLLARRGRPGSPGGAYLALVGTLAVTSLALLLPRTVPQMAVALAVFGLALAPFLAVTDELLARSTPAPQLAEAYGWLQTAGQIGLAVGSATSGAITDHFGNTPGFLVVSAALVLASAIALTRRRTLRLPEATPEATAATEPVAAAGRGFVRDDAG
- a CDS encoding preprotein translocase YidC — its product is MGYRKRDGELPADPAHAEDEAGQVPLVQVEADTKVPPPDDTDVPPDIVTEDNNSGMTGGSSGSSGGGSSMPGHPDATR
- the rnhA gene encoding ribonuclease HI; translated protein: MVDAVAGRGVQIWTDGACSGNPGPGGWGALLRYGDHERELCGGEATPTTNNRMELMAAIQALESLNRPVVVELHTDSTYVRNGITSWLASWKRNGWLTAAKQPVKNADLWQRLEAACERHQVTWLWVKGHNGHPENERADGLANKGMTEARAAALASR
- a CDS encoding lycopene cyclase family protein, which gives rise to MWQRDAVTESAPLDVDLALLGGGGAASLLLAALDRHGVRDLRIAVVDPVRRRGQDRTWAFWGHPDSDLDPLLSASWQQVEVATPTRRRVLDLTPLRYAMLRSGPVYDRAAEAERRLGATRIVAPAESVADDGARVVVRTGGGPTVRAGWVLDSRPRPPARPGRTTWLQHFRGWWLEADRPTFDPARAVLMDFRTPQPARGVSFGYVLPVSDRYALVEYTEFSPGLLTDAGYDAALASYRDLLGLDPSGLRVREVENGVIPMTDAPFPARPSTRVVRLGTAGGATRPSTGFTFSAMYRQADQVARALAAGQPPVPAPAYPRRHRWMDSVALRALDRGGVGGPEFFDRLFDRNPAERVLRFLDGVTSPAEEIAIMNSTRLLPMIAATAGDAAHRVRDRLRPTRPAPSIPAAVVGTPPSGAAPDAGPLPG